The following are encoded together in the Chlorocebus sabaeus isolate Y175 chromosome 20, mChlSab1.0.hap1, whole genome shotgun sequence genome:
- the KCNA2 gene encoding potassium voltage-gated channel subfamily A member 2, with protein sequence MTVATGDPADEAAALPGHPQDTYDPEADHECCERVVINISGLRFETQLKTLAQFPETLLGDPKKRMRYFDPLRNEYFFDRNRPSFDAILYYYQSGGRLRRPVNVPLDIFSEEIRFYELGEEAMEMFREDEGYIKEEERPLPENEFQRQVWLLFEYPESSGPARIIAIVSVMVILISIVSFCLETLPIFRDENEDMHGGGVTFHTYSNSTIGYQQSTSFTDPFFIVETLCIIWFSFEFLVRFFACPSKAGFFTNIMNIIDIVAIIPYFITLGTELAEKPEDAQQGQQAMSLAILRVIRLVRVFRIFKLSRHSKGLQILGQTLKASMRELGLLIFFLFIGVILFSSAVYFAEADERESQFPSIPDAFWWAVVSMTTVGYGDMVPTTIGGKIVGSLCAIAGVLTIALPVPVIVSNFNYFYHRETEGEEQAQYLQVTSCPKIPSSPDLKKSRSASTISKSDYMEIQEGVNNSNEDFREENLKTANCTLANTNYVNITKMLTDV encoded by the coding sequence ATGACAGTGGCCACCGGAGACCCAGCAGACGAGGCTGCTGCCCTCCCTGGGCACCCCCAGGACACCTATGACCCAGAGGCAGACCACGAGTGCTGTGAGAGGGTGGTGATCAACATCTCAGGGCTGCGGTTTGAGACCCAGCTAAAGACCTTAGCCCAGTTTCCAGAGACCCTCTTAGGGGACCCAAAGAAACGAATGAGGTACTTTGACCCCCTCCGAAATGAGTACTTTTTCGATCGGAACCGCCCTAGCTTTGATGCCATTTTGTACTACTACCAGTCGGGGGGCCGATTGAGGCGACCTGTGAATGTGCCCTTAGATATATTCTCTGAAGAAATTCGGTTTTATGAGCTGGGAGAAGAAGCGATGGAGATGTTTCGGGAAGATGAAGGCTACATCAAGGAGGAAGAGCGTCCACTGCCTGAAAATGAGTTTCAGAGACAAGTGTGGCTTCTCTTTGAATACCCAGAGAGCTCAGGGCCTGCCAGGATTATAGCTATTGTGTCTGTCATGGTGATTCTGATCTCAATTGTCAGCTTCTGTCTGGAAACATTGCCCATCTTCCGGGATGAGAATGAAGACATGCATGGTGGTGGGGTGACCTTCCACACCTATTCCAACAGCACCATCGGGTACCAGCAGTCCACTTCCTTCACAGACCCTTTCTTCATTGTAGAGACACTCTGCATCATCTGGTTCTCCTTTGAATTCTTGGTGAGGTTCTTTGCCTGTCCCAGCAAAGCCGGCTTCTTCACCAACATCATGAACATCATTGACATTGTGGCCATCATCCCCTACTTCATCACCCTGGGGACAGAGTTGGCCGAGAAGCCAGAGGACGCTCAGCAAGGCCAGCAGGCCATGTCACTGGCCATCCTCCGTGTCATCCGGTTGGtaagagtctttaggattttcaagTTGTCCAGACACTCCAAAGGTCTCCAGATTCTAGGTCAGACCCTCAAAGCCAGCATGAGAGAATTGGGCCTGCTGATATTCTTTCTCTTCATAGGGGTCATCCTTTTCTCTAGTGCTGTCTATTTTGCAGAGGCCGATGAGCGAGAGTCCCAGTTCCCCAGCATCCCAGATGCCTTCTGGTGGGCAGTCGTCTCCATGACAACTGTAGGCTATGGAGACATGGTTCCGACTACCATTGGGGGAAAGATAGTGGGTTCCCTATGTGCAATTGCAGGTGTGTTAACTATTGCCTTACCGGTCCCTGTCATTGTGTCCAATTTCAACTACTTCTACCAccgggagacagagggagaggagcaggccCAATACTTGCAAGTGACAAGCTGTCCAAAGATCCCATCCTCCCCTGACCTAAAGAAAAGTAGAAGTGCCTCTACCATTAGTAAGTCCGATTACATGGAGATCCAGGAGGGGGTAAACAACAGTAATGAGGACTTTAGAGAGGAAAACTTGAAAACAGCCAACTGCACCTTGGCTAACACAAACTATGTGAATATTACCAAAATGTTAACTGATGTCTGA